One window of Robiginitalea biformata HTCC2501 genomic DNA carries:
- a CDS encoding sulfotransferase family protein: MDGKIFCIGLNKTGTTSLHLALEKLGFKSVHYEDDKGNNIKEIIQHNFENGKNILEGLEEYDAFTDWDNSSNTVGIFKEFDRQYPNSKFILNTRDLESWLDSRERHVLKNQQTVRDIPDSGLTWLEVDREGWTRHFEEHHREAMEHFKGRPDDLLVIDVVNGDGWEKLCPFLGVPIPGTPFPKRNVSPQNKPPLKRFLLKIFRQLPRPLKRRIAKALLD, from the coding sequence ATGGACGGAAAAATATTTTGTATCGGTTTAAATAAAACGGGCACCACATCCCTGCATTTGGCGCTGGAGAAACTGGGGTTTAAGAGCGTTCATTATGAAGATGACAAAGGCAACAATATCAAGGAGATCATTCAACATAATTTCGAGAATGGAAAAAATATTCTCGAGGGGTTGGAGGAATACGACGCCTTCACGGATTGGGATAACAGCTCCAATACCGTGGGCATCTTCAAGGAATTCGACAGGCAATATCCGAATAGCAAGTTTATCCTCAACACCCGAGATTTAGAAAGCTGGTTGGACAGCCGGGAAAGGCACGTCCTGAAGAACCAGCAAACCGTAAGGGATATACCCGACTCGGGCCTCACCTGGCTGGAGGTGGACCGGGAAGGCTGGACCCGGCACTTTGAGGAACATCATCGCGAGGCCATGGAACATTTTAAAGGCCGGCCCGATGACTTGCTGGTCATTGATGTCGTCAATGGCGATGGCTGGGAAAAGTTGTGTCCATTCCTGGGGGTACCCATACCAGGTACGCCTTTTCCCAAAAGGAATGTCAGCCCGCAGAACAAACCGCCCCTGAAAAGGTTTTTGCTGAAAATTTTCCGTCAACTCCCCAGGCCCCTCAAACGGAGGATTGCAAAAGCGCTGCTCGACTAA
- a CDS encoding GumC family protein yields MADSTEIREILSTYLRHWKWFLLSLAVAISIAVVYLRYAVPKYEARAKIKIIEDQSSAGGLDLFSDIGMLSGGNTMVEDEVEVFNSRSNIIQVVRELGLNSRIISLGNIRNTELYDHPPLNLNFLSADSVINRSAYSFFVTGISDTSFRFSREEDGPAQLYAFGKTIETPLGDLVITPNFENAEAYRDRKLMVSITPVTKVAENYQARVRVAIAEEFSNIVTLSLEDPIPNRARDFLNTLIRIYNENAIADKKAVADKTSQFINDRIAAISSNLTNVDESAEELKTERGLTDIQSEANINLNFGASNRQQLASSQTQLEIAASMQDLVQQQDGYEIMPTNIGLDDPTIASTTARYNQLVAERRRLMKSSTEKSPIIQNLDQELDGLKQSMQSSLNSKVNNLGMQVSTLTNQQAIINSKIYSAPRNERDLRDITRQQQTTESLYLYLLQKREEAQIAVASTAPKSQIIDSAYHVSDTPVSPRRKLVYLVSIIFGLLVPFSVIYARDLLDNKIHSRHNLEQIIHDAPVLGELPRLGKKDNKFIVKDDRSILAESLRIIRTNLDYLLKARRGGGKNNLIFVTSGTPGEGKTFFSTNLSLVLSGNRKRVLLIGADIRNPKLYTYFLNNNVDNMGKQGRNKDAGLTEYLYDDKYRPQDIINSMLVDQHAIDVIFSGRIPPNPAELLMNERMKELLDEMSREYDYVVVDTAPILVVTDTLLFSDKADLMVYVARAGVTARDTLDFPAKLKEEGKISNLAFIVNDVKQTNLGYGGKYGYGYSKTQKKWWKFR; encoded by the coding sequence ATGGCCGATTCTACGGAAATCAGAGAAATATTAAGTACCTACCTGCGGCACTGGAAGTGGTTCCTGTTATCGCTAGCAGTAGCTATTAGTATAGCCGTTGTGTATTTGCGCTACGCCGTTCCAAAATACGAGGCGCGGGCCAAGATCAAGATCATCGAGGACCAGAGTTCCGCCGGAGGGCTGGACCTTTTCTCGGATATCGGGATGTTATCCGGGGGGAACACGATGGTGGAGGACGAGGTGGAAGTATTCAATTCCCGGAGCAATATCATCCAGGTTGTCCGGGAGCTGGGCCTGAATTCCCGGATTATTTCCCTGGGGAATATCCGGAATACGGAGTTGTACGACCATCCGCCCTTAAACCTGAACTTCCTGTCGGCCGATTCGGTAATCAATCGTTCCGCATATTCTTTTTTTGTAACTGGTATCTCGGACACGTCTTTTCGATTTTCGCGGGAAGAAGATGGGCCGGCCCAGTTATACGCCTTTGGGAAAACCATCGAGACCCCCCTGGGGGATTTGGTGATTACCCCGAATTTTGAAAACGCGGAAGCCTACAGGGATCGCAAGCTTATGGTTAGCATTACCCCGGTGACCAAGGTAGCCGAAAATTACCAGGCACGTGTCCGGGTGGCCATTGCCGAGGAGTTTTCCAATATCGTCACCCTCTCCCTGGAAGATCCGATCCCCAACAGGGCAAGGGATTTTCTCAATACGCTGATCCGAATCTACAACGAAAATGCGATAGCCGACAAAAAGGCCGTAGCGGACAAGACCTCCCAGTTCATCAACGACCGGATTGCTGCAATTTCCTCCAACTTAACCAATGTGGACGAATCTGCAGAAGAACTGAAGACCGAGCGGGGACTTACGGATATCCAGTCCGAGGCGAACATCAACCTGAATTTCGGCGCCAGCAACCGCCAGCAACTGGCGAGTTCCCAAACCCAGCTGGAAATTGCAGCCTCCATGCAGGACCTGGTGCAACAGCAGGACGGGTACGAGATCATGCCCACGAACATTGGTCTGGACGACCCGACCATTGCCAGTACCACGGCCCGGTATAACCAGCTGGTGGCAGAACGGCGGCGGTTGATGAAAAGTTCTACCGAGAAATCCCCGATTATCCAGAACCTGGACCAGGAACTCGACGGGTTGAAGCAGAGCATGCAATCCAGTTTGAACAGCAAGGTGAATAACCTGGGGATGCAGGTCAGTACGCTGACCAACCAGCAGGCCATCATCAATTCAAAGATTTATTCGGCGCCCCGGAATGAGCGGGATTTGCGCGACATCACCCGCCAGCAGCAGACCACGGAGTCGCTCTACCTGTACCTGTTGCAGAAGCGGGAGGAGGCGCAGATTGCGGTGGCATCCACCGCCCCGAAATCCCAGATAATAGACAGTGCCTACCATGTTTCGGATACGCCTGTATCACCGAGGAGGAAACTCGTATACCTGGTATCCATCATATTTGGCCTGCTCGTCCCGTTTTCGGTGATTTACGCCCGGGACCTGCTGGACAACAAGATCCACAGCCGGCACAACCTGGAACAAATCATCCACGACGCCCCGGTGTTGGGGGAACTGCCCCGGCTGGGCAAGAAGGACAACAAGTTTATCGTTAAGGACGACCGGTCCATCCTGGCCGAATCGCTTCGCATCATTCGCACGAACCTGGACTACCTGCTCAAGGCGCGCCGGGGAGGAGGGAAGAACAACCTGATCTTTGTGACCTCCGGGACGCCCGGGGAAGGGAAGACCTTCTTTTCCACAAACCTGTCGCTGGTGCTGTCGGGCAACCGCAAACGCGTGTTGCTCATCGGCGCGGACATCCGGAATCCGAAGCTGTATACCTATTTCCTGAACAACAACGTGGACAACATGGGGAAACAGGGGCGCAACAAGGATGCGGGCCTCACCGAATACCTCTACGATGACAAATACCGCCCCCAGGACATTATCAACAGCATGTTGGTAGACCAGCACGCCATCGACGTGATCTTTTCGGGCCGGATCCCGCCCAACCCGGCCGAATTGCTGATGAACGAGCGGATGAAGGAACTCCTGGACGAAATGAGCCGGGAATACGACTACGTGGTGGTAGATACCGCGCCGATCCTGGTGGTTACCGACACCCTGCTGTTCAGCGACAAGGCCGATCTGATGGTATATGTGGCCCGCGCAGGGGTTACGGCCCGGGATACCCTGGACTTCCCGGCCAAACTGAAGGAAGAGGGGAAAATATCCAACCTGGCCTTTATTGTCAACGACGTGAAACAGACGAACCTGGGGTATGGGGGGAAATACGGGTACGGCTATTCGAAAACCCAGAAAAAATGGTGGAAGTTCAGGTAA
- a CDS encoding arylsulfotransferase family protein, whose product MKRLRILFIIVVGIFLYSIALSSFVRNLYLAPDTNAQWGIAGDAVKFMANLPSQVKQAFEAPGFYVGNSTAKDGLTLVSQVSDTVDYPNLLVSYKTKPFGQEFELLEVPSGASIRKWAPDNAELFERAFNEADPRKPPKGSDLHFMHALMLKDSSLIMNSQITSLLTRIGKDNSIMWISNDRNYHHTSELGPDGTVWVCSRPFQATQLPFLPDTEEARSAFMDDALTRIDPDTGEILFEKSVSQILIENGYGGLIVQKGQIISDPIHLNDIQPAYSTTEYWNRGDLLVSCRNISTVFLYRPSEDKILWIQQGPWQNQHDADFVDGQSISIFGNDILREESTIDPKITTKNLFFPPSGGTNEIYLYNFENDSVTTPYSKLMEAEGINTTTSGRSEILANGDIFVEDTNNGRIIIGDSARSKMEYVKRIDDEHISSLFWSRMIKN is encoded by the coding sequence ATGAAAAGACTTCGGATCCTATTTATCATTGTCGTAGGAATCTTCCTTTATTCCATAGCCTTGTCCTCTTTTGTCAGGAACCTCTACCTGGCACCCGACACCAATGCACAATGGGGAATAGCCGGGGACGCGGTGAAATTTATGGCCAATTTACCCTCCCAGGTAAAGCAGGCTTTTGAAGCCCCGGGGTTTTATGTCGGCAACAGCACTGCCAAAGATGGCCTGACGCTGGTTTCCCAGGTCAGCGATACAGTGGATTACCCGAATCTGCTGGTCTCTTATAAGACAAAACCTTTTGGGCAGGAGTTTGAGCTGCTGGAAGTGCCTTCAGGCGCATCCATCCGGAAATGGGCCCCGGACAATGCGGAACTCTTCGAGAGGGCGTTTAACGAGGCGGATCCGAGAAAACCCCCAAAAGGCAGCGACTTGCATTTTATGCATGCACTGATGCTGAAGGACAGTTCCCTGATTATGAATTCGCAGATAACCAGTCTGCTTACTCGAATCGGCAAGGACAATTCAATTATGTGGATCAGCAACGACAGGAATTACCACCATACCTCGGAGCTCGGTCCGGACGGGACGGTCTGGGTTTGCAGCCGCCCTTTCCAGGCTACACAACTCCCCTTCCTGCCGGATACGGAAGAGGCGCGTTCCGCCTTTATGGACGATGCCCTTACCCGGATTGACCCGGATACGGGGGAAATCCTTTTCGAGAAATCCGTTTCCCAAATATTGATCGAAAACGGGTATGGAGGCTTAATAGTCCAAAAAGGGCAGATCATCAGCGACCCGATCCACCTGAATGATATTCAACCCGCCTACAGCACTACCGAATACTGGAACCGGGGCGACCTGCTGGTCTCCTGCCGGAATATCAGTACGGTCTTCCTTTACAGACCCTCCGAGGATAAAATCCTTTGGATACAGCAAGGTCCCTGGCAGAACCAGCACGACGCGGACTTTGTGGACGGGCAGTCGATCAGTATTTTTGGCAATGACATCCTTCGGGAAGAAAGCACGATTGATCCGAAAATCACAACGAAGAATTTATTCTTCCCCCCTTCCGGCGGGACGAATGAAATTTATCTTTATAACTTTGAAAATGATTCCGTTACCACCCCCTATTCAAAACTCATGGAGGCCGAAGGGATCAATACTACCACCTCGGGCCGGAGTGAAATTTTGGCCAACGGGGATATCTTTGTTGAAGACACCAACAACGGGAGGATCATCATAGGAGATTCGGCCCGTTCAAAAATGGAATACGTCAAACGAATCGACGACGAACATATTTCCAGTTTATTCTGGAGCAGAATGATAAAAAACTAA
- a CDS encoding sulfotransferase, which produces MSSYSASEKALHKFYLSNYFISRSSLEVEQILFGNKIKDLQVEAYVFISGLARSGTTALMRTLFATGEYASLQYSNMPILLSPNLWKKKLKLESRERAHGDGIKIDGNSPEEFDEYFWKAFLKDSYISDALEVHEVPGDILEKYQEYVKLICHSKGKKKYISKNNNNILRLDSLLELPNSRVIVLFRDPLSHAASLLKLHKSFSESQGEDPFELDYFNYLGHHEFGLGHKPFLLREAFMEEAAAYPKDTLDYWVFSWINYYEYLLSHLKESIHLIAFEDLTTKPGEVYGRLENLLEPETGIPVPNRHTPSTYSGLSCSPELKKRATGIYDQLKSKDLLS; this is translated from the coding sequence ATGTCAAGCTATTCGGCCAGCGAAAAGGCGCTGCATAAATTTTACCTGTCCAATTATTTTATTTCCCGCTCCTCCCTCGAGGTGGAGCAAATCCTGTTTGGAAATAAAATAAAAGACCTGCAGGTTGAAGCCTATGTCTTTATTTCCGGCTTGGCCCGCTCCGGGACCACGGCCCTGATGCGGACGCTTTTTGCAACCGGCGAATACGCCTCCCTGCAATATTCCAACATGCCGATCCTCCTGAGTCCGAACCTCTGGAAAAAGAAACTGAAACTCGAGTCCCGGGAGCGTGCCCATGGGGACGGGATCAAAATCGACGGCAATTCCCCGGAGGAGTTTGACGAATATTTTTGGAAGGCTTTCCTGAAGGATTCCTATATCTCCGACGCACTGGAGGTCCACGAGGTCCCGGGGGACATCCTGGAAAAATACCAGGAATACGTAAAACTCATCTGCCATTCCAAGGGCAAAAAAAAATACATCTCCAAAAACAACAACAACATCCTCCGTTTGGATTCCCTCCTGGAATTACCCAACAGCAGGGTCATTGTTCTGTTTCGGGATCCCTTATCCCATGCGGCTTCCCTCCTGAAACTACATAAGTCCTTCAGTGAAAGCCAGGGGGAAGATCCCTTTGAACTGGATTATTTTAATTACCTGGGGCACCACGAATTTGGCCTGGGGCACAAGCCGTTTTTGCTCCGGGAGGCTTTTATGGAGGAGGCCGCAGCCTACCCGAAGGATACGCTGGACTACTGGGTCTTTAGCTGGATCAATTACTACGAGTACCTGTTATCCCATTTGAAGGAATCCATCCATTTGATTGCCTTTGAGGACCTGACCACAAAACCCGGAGAGGTCTATGGCCGCCTCGAAAATTTGCTGGAACCGGAAACCGGGATACCTGTGCCCAACCGACATACCCCGAGTACGTATTCCGGATTGTCCTGCAGCCCGGAGCTGAAAAAGCGTGCAACCGGGATTTACGACCAATTGAAATCGAAAGACCTCCTTTCCTGA
- a CDS encoding DegT/DnrJ/EryC1/StrS family aminotransferase produces the protein MGGAEQKYVQEAFDTNWIAPLGPNVTGFEADLEAYVGSGMQVACLSSGTAAIHLALDLLGVGAGDEVICQSFTFSASANPITYLGATPVFVDSEPNTWNISPDLLEAAILDRMGAGAKPKAIVAVHLYGMPYDSDAVMALSERYGIPVVEDSAEALGSRYNGRPCGSLGSIGIFSFNGNKIITTSGGGALLTRDPALKQRAVYLATQARDQAPHYQHSSIGYNYRLSNVLAGIGRGQMEVLEDRVAARRANYEFYRETLSGTGAFTFLEEPEGAFSNRWLTAVLTPDFGTREAIRLALEAENIESRPLWKPMHLQPVFSECTSFADGTSEDLFERGLCLPSGSNLTKSDLERTVEIIYNTLP, from the coding sequence ATGGGGGGAGCCGAGCAGAAGTATGTGCAGGAGGCGTTTGACACCAATTGGATTGCCCCCCTCGGGCCCAATGTAACTGGATTTGAAGCTGATCTGGAGGCGTACGTCGGTTCCGGCATGCAGGTGGCCTGCCTGAGTTCCGGGACGGCCGCCATCCACCTGGCCCTGGACTTGCTGGGCGTGGGGGCTGGCGATGAAGTGATCTGCCAGAGCTTCACCTTCTCTGCGTCGGCCAATCCCATTACCTACCTGGGGGCCACCCCGGTTTTTGTCGACAGCGAACCAAATACCTGGAATATCTCCCCGGACTTGCTGGAAGCCGCCATCCTGGATCGGATGGGCGCTGGGGCCAAACCCAAGGCCATCGTTGCCGTGCACCTCTACGGCATGCCTTATGATTCGGATGCCGTCATGGCGCTCTCCGAGCGATACGGGATCCCTGTGGTGGAAGACAGTGCAGAGGCCCTGGGCAGCCGGTACAACGGCCGGCCCTGCGGCAGCCTTGGCAGTATCGGTATTTTCTCTTTCAACGGCAATAAAATTATTACCACCTCCGGGGGGGGCGCGCTCCTGACCCGCGACCCCGCCCTAAAGCAGCGGGCGGTTTACCTGGCCACCCAGGCCAGGGACCAGGCACCGCATTACCAGCACTCGAGCATCGGATACAACTACCGGCTGAGCAACGTCCTGGCGGGTATCGGCCGGGGACAAATGGAGGTGTTGGAGGATCGCGTGGCGGCCCGCCGCGCCAATTACGAATTTTACAGGGAAACGCTATCGGGAACCGGGGCGTTTACCTTCCTGGAGGAGCCCGAAGGCGCTTTCAGCAACCGCTGGCTGACTGCGGTCCTTACCCCGGATTTCGGGACGCGCGAGGCCATTCGCCTGGCCCTGGAAGCCGAAAATATCGAATCCCGCCCGCTGTGGAAGCCCATGCACCTCCAGCCGGTTTTCTCTGAATGTACCTCCTTTGCCGACGGTACCTCGGAAGACTTGTTTGAGCGAGGCCTGTGCCTGCCAAGCGGATCCAATCTTACGAAGTCCGACCTGGAGCGGACTGTCGAAATAATCTACAACACCCTGCCATGA
- a CDS encoding NAD-dependent epimerase, whose protein sequence is MKILVTGAAGFIGFFATRLLAEKGHHVVGLDNINDYYDPELKFGRLRELGIDRGSAETFGQETESSTLTNVAFVRLNLEDREELRALFERHSFDAVCHLAAQAGVRYSLENPEAYIDSNIVGFLNILENCRHCGIGHLVYASSSSVYGQNEKIPFETTDRVDHPISLYAATKKSNELMAHTYSHLYGFATTGLRFFTVYGPWGRPDMALFLFTRAILEGRPIQVFNNGEQERDFTYIDDIAEGVVRVLEDDLSGRRDHREKYKLYNIGNGSPVKLMDFIEAIEKHTGKTAIREMLPAQPGDVTRTWADTGGLQKDYGYRAGSDLDDGIGKFVDWYVNYYS, encoded by the coding sequence ATGAAGATTCTCGTTACCGGGGCAGCCGGATTTATTGGATTTTTCGCAACCCGGCTGCTGGCGGAAAAGGGACATCATGTGGTGGGCCTGGATAACATCAACGATTACTACGACCCGGAACTGAAATTCGGCCGGCTGAGGGAACTGGGGATCGACCGGGGATCTGCGGAAACCTTCGGACAGGAAACGGAGAGCTCCACCCTGACAAATGTGGCGTTTGTTCGGCTGAACCTGGAAGACCGGGAGGAACTGCGGGCCCTGTTCGAGCGACACTCTTTCGACGCGGTATGCCACCTGGCCGCCCAGGCCGGGGTACGCTACAGCCTGGAAAACCCCGAAGCCTACATCGACAGCAACATCGTGGGGTTCCTCAATATCCTGGAGAATTGCCGACACTGCGGCATCGGCCACCTGGTCTATGCCAGCAGCTCCAGTGTTTACGGGCAAAATGAAAAAATCCCCTTTGAAACCACGGACCGGGTAGACCACCCGATCAGCCTGTATGCGGCTACCAAAAAGAGCAATGAGCTCATGGCCCATACGTACAGCCACCTGTACGGTTTTGCCACCACGGGCTTACGGTTCTTTACGGTGTATGGCCCCTGGGGAAGGCCGGACATGGCGCTTTTCCTGTTTACCCGGGCCATCCTGGAAGGCCGGCCCATACAGGTTTTCAACAATGGCGAGCAGGAACGGGATTTCACCTATATCGACGACATAGCCGAAGGGGTGGTCCGCGTGCTGGAGGACGACCTCAGTGGTCGCCGGGATCACCGGGAAAAATACAAGCTATACAACATCGGGAACGGCAGCCCGGTAAAACTCATGGATTTCATTGAAGCCATTGAAAAACACACGGGAAAAACGGCTATCAGGGAAATGCTTCCGGCCCAGCCCGGCGACGTTACCCGGACCTGGGCGGACACAGGCGGCCTGCAAAAAGATTACGGGTACAGGGCCGGATCGGATTTAGACGACGGGATTGGTAAGTTTGTCGATTGGTATGTCAATTATTACTCGTGA
- a CDS encoding polysaccharide biosynthesis protein: MIQNYLTNSVSRYASKWLVLAIDLVTVSVAFVFSYLIRFNLTLNFDVEKLFLQLPVIAFISMVAFLITGSYKGVVRHTGVRDVYNIFNAICLSSILSIVLVLTNRQMLLMDGFTIPLSIIIIHSLLAFIGLTASRYVFKVFYTNLINRGINFSKNVFIYGAGESGILTYNALNSISRSNVRVLGYIDDDRQKSGKQINGVRVYGPEILNREFLRKKNVSEIIFAIQNIDQKKLRKLVESLVEYSVQVKIVPPVEDWINGELKASQIKQIQIEDLLDRAPISIKNAKISKELNGKSILVTGGAGSIGSEIVRQICNYDYKTLIVLDQAESALYDLQQELKQNGFHNFIPIVADVRDKNRANSIFQEYKPDIVFHAAAYKHVPLMEYNPYEAIKINIAGTKVIADLAQQHNTDKFVFISTDKAVNPTNVMGASKRIAEMYISCIQQEGGTKYITTRFGNVLGSNGSVIPLFKKQIEKGGPLTVTHKEITRYFMTIPEASQLVLEAGAMGEGGEIFIFDMGESVKIFDLAKNMIRLSGLRYPEDIDIKITGLRPGEKLYEELLANGENTLPTYNRKIMISKVRELDYAKVRSLIDELCISNMFFSGDTVKLMKNIVPEYVSNNSEFCKFDRSHPEEPIESREDQLNTERLSILEDLLPSKHNPSKQ, from the coding sequence ATGATTCAAAATTACCTGACAAATTCTGTTTCCCGTTACGCCTCCAAGTGGCTTGTACTGGCAATAGACCTCGTCACGGTGTCCGTTGCATTCGTCTTTTCCTACCTGATACGATTCAACCTCACCCTGAACTTCGACGTGGAAAAATTGTTCCTGCAATTGCCCGTTATCGCATTTATCTCGATGGTGGCTTTCCTGATCACGGGATCCTACAAAGGGGTGGTACGGCATACGGGCGTCCGGGACGTTTACAATATTTTTAACGCCATCTGCCTTTCGAGCATCCTCTCGATCGTTTTGGTGCTGACCAACCGGCAGATGCTGCTGATGGACGGGTTTACCATCCCGCTTTCCATTATCATCATCCACAGCTTGCTGGCCTTTATCGGCCTGACGGCTTCGCGTTACGTTTTCAAGGTATTCTATACCAACCTGATCAACCGGGGCATCAACTTCTCCAAGAATGTTTTTATCTACGGGGCCGGCGAATCGGGTATCCTTACTTACAACGCTCTGAATTCCATATCCCGGAGCAACGTCCGGGTCCTCGGGTATATTGATGACGACCGGCAAAAGTCCGGGAAACAAATCAACGGGGTCCGCGTATACGGGCCGGAGATCCTGAACCGGGAATTCCTCAGGAAAAAGAATGTCTCCGAGATTATTTTTGCCATCCAGAATATCGACCAGAAAAAACTCAGGAAACTGGTGGAAAGCCTGGTGGAGTACTCCGTGCAGGTGAAAATCGTCCCCCCGGTCGAAGACTGGATCAACGGGGAACTGAAGGCCTCACAGATCAAACAGATCCAGATTGAGGACTTGCTGGACCGGGCACCGATATCCATTAAGAATGCCAAGATTTCCAAAGAACTGAACGGCAAAAGCATCCTGGTAACCGGGGGTGCCGGTTCCATCGGCAGTGAAATCGTCCGGCAGATTTGCAATTACGACTACAAGACGCTGATTGTCCTGGACCAGGCGGAATCCGCCCTCTACGACCTGCAGCAGGAACTCAAACAGAACGGCTTCCACAACTTTATCCCAATTGTGGCGGACGTCCGCGATAAAAACCGGGCAAATTCCATCTTCCAGGAGTACAAGCCCGACATCGTTTTCCACGCCGCGGCATACAAGCACGTGCCGCTGATGGAGTACAACCCCTATGAGGCCATCAAGATCAATATTGCCGGTACCAAGGTCATTGCAGACCTGGCCCAGCAACACAATACCGATAAATTCGTCTTTATTTCCACGGACAAGGCGGTCAATCCCACCAACGTGATGGGTGCCTCCAAGCGGATTGCCGAGATGTATATCAGCTGTATCCAGCAGGAAGGGGGGACCAAGTACATTACAACCCGCTTTGGGAACGTATTGGGATCCAATGGCTCGGTGATTCCGCTCTTTAAGAAACAGATCGAGAAAGGCGGCCCGCTGACAGTCACCCACAAAGAAATTACCCGATATTTCATGACCATCCCCGAGGCTTCCCAACTGGTACTCGAGGCTGGGGCCATGGGCGAAGGTGGGGAGATTTTCATCTTCGATATGGGGGAATCGGTAAAGATATTCGACCTGGCCAAAAACATGATCCGCCTCTCCGGCCTCCGCTACCCGGAGGATATCGACATCAAGATCACCGGGCTCCGACCCGGGGAAAAGCTCTATGAGGAGCTTCTGGCAAACGGGGAGAATACGCTCCCTACCTATAACCGGAAGATCATGATCAGCAAGGTGCGCGAACTGGATTACGCAAAAGTGCGCTCCCTCATCGACGAACTATGCATCTCCAATATGTTCTTCAGCGGGGATACGGTAAAGCTTATGAAAAACATCGTGCCCGAGTACGTGTCCAATAATTCGGAGTTTTGTAAATTCGACCGGTCCCACCCGGAGGAGCCCATCGAATCGCGGGAGGACCAGCTCAATACGGAGCGGCTTTCCATTCTGGAGGACCTGCTCCCTTCAAAACATAATCCGTCCAAGCAATGA
- a CDS encoding polysaccharide biosynthesis/export family protein encodes MNKQVFRRVFLLLVGALLISSCASRKNVVYFQDTGSYETLLEENNAVTKFKEDDLVSIHVSSLNPEASAPFNLFRGPSEGGIRAEQVDYLIDEFGMIDFPVIGKIKIAGLSPEETRTLLRERLSEYIRDPIINIRLNNFTVTVLGQVNRPGTYPVLGEKITILEALGLAGDMGIKGKRENVLVIRDFDGTKVYTRIDLTKKDAFNSPVYYLTQNDVVYVEPNNSAIKTSSLDSRASIMVSIISTLITSTVILITRL; translated from the coding sequence ATGAACAAACAAGTATTCCGGAGAGTTTTCCTTCTCCTTGTTGGCGCCCTGCTGATCAGCTCCTGCGCCTCCCGAAAAAATGTCGTCTATTTCCAGGACACGGGTTCCTATGAAACCCTGCTCGAAGAGAACAACGCGGTGACCAAATTCAAGGAAGACGACCTGGTGTCCATCCACGTATCCTCTTTGAACCCCGAGGCCAGCGCGCCCTTCAACTTGTTCCGCGGACCTTCCGAAGGCGGAATCCGCGCCGAACAGGTAGACTATCTGATCGATGAATTCGGGATGATTGATTTTCCTGTAATTGGCAAAATCAAAATAGCGGGCCTTTCCCCGGAAGAAACGCGGACCTTGTTGCGGGAGCGCTTGTCTGAATACATCCGGGACCCCATCATCAACATCCGCCTGAACAACTTTACGGTAACCGTACTGGGGCAGGTAAACCGCCCCGGCACTTACCCGGTTCTCGGGGAGAAAATCACCATCCTGGAGGCCCTGGGCCTGGCCGGCGATATGGGGATCAAGGGCAAGCGGGAAAATGTGCTGGTCATCCGGGACTTTGACGGTACCAAGGTGTATACCCGTATCGACCTGACAAAAAAAGATGCCTTTAATTCCCCGGTCTATTACCTCACCCAGAACGATGTGGTTTACGTGGAGCCGAACAATTCGGCTATAAAGACTTCCAGCCTGGATAGCCGTGCAAGCATTATGGTCTCCATTATTTCGACCCTGATTACATCCACAGTAATCCTGATCACGCGATTGTAG